One Triticum dicoccoides isolate Atlit2015 ecotype Zavitan chromosome 5B, WEW_v2.0, whole genome shotgun sequence genomic window carries:
- the LOC119313056 gene encoding pectinesterase inhibitor 12-like: MAMQQIASLLTLILLLAAGDGSLAASTPSVIIRTTCALLDHPGGFGYDECVGSLAADPASASAKDVRELAVVSTNLTVANVTSILLVLDDLVKNLRWCRRIYRGMNKSLEAALGDLRAGHLDAASHILFDATHAPDDCDILSFQGSAGKNPIRKENIDADWHSGLAYAIASLQLPNPPPHRHQV, translated from the coding sequence ATGGCGATGCAGCAGATTGCTTCACTCCTCACCCTCATCCTCCTCCTGGCTGCTGGAGATGGCAGCCTCGCCGCCAGCACTCCATCCGTGATCATCAGAACAACATGCGCCCTTCTCGACCACCCCGGCGGGTTCGGTTACGACGAGTGTGTGGGCTCGCTCGCCGCTGACCCGGCGAGCGCGTCCGCCAAGGACGTACGGGAGCTCGCCGTTGTCTCCACCAACCTCACCGTGGCCAACGTCACGTCGATACTGCTCGTCCTTGATGACCTCGTCAAGAACCTCAGGTGGTGCCGCCGCATCTACCGGGGCATGAACAAGTCCCTGGAGGCCGCGCTCGGTGACCTCCGTGCCGGGCATCTTGATGCAGCCTCCCATATACTGTTCGATGCCACACACGCGCCCGACGACTGCGACATCCTCTCGTTCCAGGGGAGCGCGGGGAAGAACCCGATCAGGAAGGAGAACATCGACGCCGATTGGCATTCCGGACTGGCATACGCCATTGCTAGCTTGCAGTTGCCGAATCCTCCTCCTCACCGACATCAAGTTTGA
- the LOC119310502 gene encoding zinc finger MYM-type protein 1-like, with protein sequence MDSFVIVKKKAPQVSFGNQSTDPSTLALAIVPYNDSRDSHTETDNMDVEEDNIDVNLNSSPHEDVDDSFRSDIFDPRNWDSLNSKQIDILAQKGPKTDKSAKGPKDRYRKRFTSVFYTRILSNGEYMTNRLKDHETSVDHVSSMTNWYELRSRLEKHQTIDKAAQRQLEKEKDHWRKVLFRIVCIVKFLAKHNLAFRGTNGKLYEDSNGNFLGLVEMLAEFDPVIQEHVRRITNEETHAHYLDHKIQNELLHLLASSIRSEIIKKIKSSKYFSIILDCTPDASHQEQMSLIIRYVDSSSSQVCIEESFLGFLDVNDTTDQGLFDVLEKELKLLDLDINDVRGQGYDNGSNMKGTHQGVQRKLLDINPRAFYSACGCHSLNLTLCDMAKTCGRAKDFFGIIQRIYTIFSNSTKKWQILKENVSGLTLKSVFATRWESRVESVKAIRFQCSDIREALLQVSETDSDPKASSEALGLANNELGEYEFIVAIVIWYEVLFAVNLVSKNLQTKDMLIDVAIEKVKGLISFFEGYRETGFLEALEIAKEIALEMDIGATFRKRREIKRKKQYDENPDDTNIATRSAEESFRINYFTPIVDQAISSLTRRFEQYQGYQKIFGFLFTSETLRSLDKDSLKSSCINLEAALMKDKQSDIDANDLFVELKFLQNFMQKENIGPVEILIFLKRHDCFPNASIAYRVLLTIPVTVASAERSFSKLKLVKSCMRTTMTQQRLHDLATIALESEVLEKIDYEDIIEDFISKNTKKMKFFK encoded by the exons ATGGACAGTTTTGTTATTGTTAAAAAAAAGGCACCGCAAGTGTCATTTGGTAATCAGTCTACGGATCCTTCTACCCTTGCACTTGCAATTGTTCCTTACAATGATTCTAGAGATAGTCACACAGAGACAGATAATATGGATGTAGAGGAAGATAATATTGATGTTAACTTGAATAGTTCACCTCATGAGGATGTTGATGATTCTTTTCGGTCTGATATATTTGATCCAAGAAACTGGGATTCTCTTAATTCTAAACAGATTGATATCTTAGCACAGAAGGGTCCAAAAACAGACAAGTCAGCTAAAGGTCCCAAAGATAGATATCGTAAAAGGTTTACTTCAGTATTCTATACTAGAATCCTATCAAATGGAGAGT ATATGACCAATAGACTAAAAGATCATGAGACAAGTGTGGATCATGTTTCGAGTATGACTAATTGGTATGAGTTGCGTAGTAGATTGGAAAAACATCAAACTATTGATAAAGCTGCTCAACGACAACTTGAGAAAGAGAAGGACCATTGGAGAAAGGTATTATTCAGAATTGTTTGCATTGTAAAATTTCTTGCAAAGCATAATCTAGCATTCCGTGGTACTAATGGCAAGCTGTATGAAGATAGCAATGGTAATTTCTTGGGTTTGGTAGAGATGTTGGCTGAATTTGACCCCGTTATTCAGGAGCATGTTCGTCGTATTACAAATGAAGAAACTCATGCTCATTATCTTGATCATAAGATTCAGAATGAATTGCTACACTTGCTTGCTTCTTCTATTAGGTCTGAAATTATCAAGAAAATAAAGAGCTCAAAGTATTTCTCTATCATACTTGATTGTACCCCTGATGCAAGTCACCAAGAGCAAATGTCTTTAATTATAAGATATGTGGATTCATCTTCAAGTCAAGTTTGCATAGAAGAGTCCTTTCTAGGATTTCTAGATGTAAATGATACAACCGACCAAGGACTTTTCGATGTGCTAGAGAAGGAGCTAAAACTTCTTGATCTTGATATAAATGATGTGCGAGGACAAGGTTATGATAATGGATCAAATATGAAAGGAACGCATCAAGGCGTACAAAGGAAACTTTTGGATATAAATCCTAGAGCTTTTTATTCAGCTTGTGGTTGTCATAGCCTTAATTTAACActttgtgatatggccaagacttgTGGTAGAGCAAAGGACTTTTTTGGAATCATCCAACGCATCTATACAATTTTTTCCAATTCTACTAAGAAATGGCAGATTTTGAAAGAAAACGTATCAGGATTGACTCTCAAGTCTGTGTTCGCTACGCGTTGGGAGAGTCGtgttgaaagtgttaaagctatcagATTTCAATGTTCAGACATTCGTGAGGCTCTACTTCAG GTATCTGAAACTGATAGTGATCCAAAGGCAAGCAGTGAGGCTCTAGGTTTGGCAAATAATGAACTTGGAGAGTATGAATTTATCGTGGCAATAGTCATTTGGTATGAGGTATTGTTTGCTGTTAATTTAGTAAGCAAAAACTTGCAAACAAAGGATATGCTTATTGATGTTGCTATTGAGAAAGTGAAAGGGCTAATTTCTTTCTTCGAGGGGTACAGGGAAACTGGTTTCTTAGAAGCATTGGAGATAGCCAAAGAAATTGCACTTGAGATGGATATTGGTGCAACATTTCGTAAAAGGAGAGAGATTAAAAGAAAGAAACAATATGATGAGAACCCGGACGACACAAATATTGCCACACGGTCTGCAGAGGAATCATTTAGAATCAACTATTTTACACCAATTGTCGATCAAGCAATTTCCTCACTCACAAGGAGATTTGAGCAATATCAAGGTTACCAGAAAATTTTTGGTTTCTTATTTACCTCTGAAACATTGCGTTCATTGGATAAGGACAGTTTGAAATCCTCTTGTATTAATCTTGAGGCTGCCCTTATGAAGGATAAACAATCTGATATTGATGCCAATGATCTGTTTGTTGAGTTGAAGTTCCTTCAAAATTTCATGCAAAAAGAAAATATCGGACCTGttgaaattctgatttttttaaagCGGCATGACTGTTTTCCCAATGCAAGTATTGCATATAGAGTTCTGTTGACCATTCCTGTGACAGTTGCATCGGCAGAAAGAAGTTTTTCTAAGTTGAAGCTAGTGAAGTCCTGTATGCGTACTACTATGACACAACAAAGACTCCATGATTTGGCCACAATAGCACTTGAGAGTGAAGTGTTGGAGAAGATTGATTACgaggatatcattgaagatttcatATCAAAGAATACTAAAAAAATGAAGTTTTTCAAATAA